One window of the Euwallacea similis isolate ESF13 chromosome 28, ESF131.1, whole genome shotgun sequence genome contains the following:
- the Agpat2 gene encoding 1-acyl-sn-glycerol-3-phosphate acyltransferase alpha, translated as MGLLLWCVAILPLLALIWHFSAAGKYFIKWGLFGIISVLMATLPIPLMLLNPRSPKNALIPAAGLRACCRFLGLTLKVEGQENIVKNSGCVVLINHQSMLDLVVLACLWPVMDNCTVISKKEIFYIQPFGLASWLWGTIFINRGSKNAQDAVNETGAIIRQRKARVLMFPEGTRNLGKKELLPFKKGAFHLALSSQVPIQPVAVCRYTFLKNFSFGIGQIRIKILPSIPTEGCTKEDLPKLMDKTYEVLSKNVNYLSGDEKNETSNGHSKSNNEIRSNRYSNQ; from the exons ATGGGACTTCTGCTGTGGTGCGTTGCAATACTACCTCTCCTAGCCCTTATATGGCACTTCAGTGCTGCAGGAAAATACTTTATAAAATGGGGCCTTTTTGGCATAATATCCGTTCTCATGGCCACACTTCCCATACCTTTAATGCTGCTGAACCCTAGAAGTCCTAAAAACGCTTT aattcctgctGCAGGTCTCAGAGCTTGCTGCAGATTTTTAGGATTGACATTGAAAGTTGAAGGTCAAGAgaatattgtcaaaaattcTGGATGTGTAGTTCTCATTAATCATCAAAGCATGTTAGATCTAGTTG TACTGGCGTGCCTGTGGCCTGTAATGGATAACTGTACAGTAATATCCAAAAAGGAGATTTTTTACATCCAGCCCTTTGGCTTGGCTTCATGGCTCTGGGGTACCATCTTCATCAATAGAGGCTCTAAAAACGCTCAGGACGCTGTTAACGAGACTGGGGCTATAATTAGGCAGAGGAAG GCCAGAGTATTAATGTTCCCCGAAGGAACTAGGAATCTAGGGAAGAAAGAACTTTTGCCCTTTAAAAAGGGGGCCTTCCATTTGGCTCTTTCCTCACAAGTTCCCATTCAACCCGTAGCAGTGTGCCGCTACACATTTTTGAAGAACTTCAGTTTTGGGATTG GGCAAATACGAATCAAAATTTTGCCATCCATCCCTACTGAAGGATGTACCAAGGAGGATCTCCCAAAATTGATGGACAAAACGTATGAGGTTTTGTCTAAAAACGTGAACTATCTTTCCGGTGATGAAAAAAACGAAACCAGTAACGGACATAGTAAAAGTAACAATGAAATTCGTAGCAATCGTTACTCAAACCAGTAG